In Arthrobacter alpinus, a single window of DNA contains:
- a CDS encoding GDSL-type esterase/lipase family protein: MKEAGKKACTHAALGVLLLPVLGLAGMGSAAADTTASSVTAQLSKAATASPSSAKIHLTGAIGRKWSQNMNSLGTALNFETCEGGVCSQSFQKGEVIWSPSTGARMVLGGDIRSVYQRLGAQNGGLGAPASDKIQGLKQSGQWQQFRNGGIYYHPWVGTHAVHSGLWSTWSNTGRENGALGYPISEEVGDGSGGAMQQFQNGRIYWTNNSPKYVFGGIFASYLAQGAENGVLGKPTGGEYAVKDGAAQNFEGGVMYWSGSTGGSPVVRGMLGLYQALGGASSWLGHPISGEHAVKGGSAQRFKGGNLYWAASAGRVSTMTIGDIKNRFDQLGAENGMLGLPVGNKVGFSSGYYQEFENAVLVWAPNIGAKYLDKNTFAVWKSNFSQYGWPTKDMWVDDKGIHTQFQNLEVIWQNGVLSSAEPVSAKTVVMLCDSQCDGDSWSEQGARANGYTHIISRDYGGGGYSAWAGVLASSVTEALFANRVNLPQGDPGLVMLTLGGNDATQGNSDAQIVSDLRRMILRIKQMYPNSKLVINGVMSRTDADHNRRRAVDALVMAEAQRQGISHVSVAGWGTTLKAKYRDNIHLSPDGHNTVAPRYAAALAEALLGQSAVAPTSVAPTEAAPVQVAPSEGAPTGAAPAEPPPSNSAAPTEAPRTEAAPSEAALKEPAAG; encoded by the coding sequence TTGAAAGAAGCAGGCAAGAAGGCGTGCACACACGCCGCATTGGGGGTTTTGCTTCTGCCGGTGTTGGGACTGGCTGGCATGGGGTCAGCGGCCGCAGACACGACAGCCAGTTCAGTCACTGCACAACTTTCCAAGGCAGCCACGGCGTCGCCGAGCTCGGCGAAGATTCACCTTACAGGTGCCATCGGCCGCAAGTGGTCGCAAAATATGAATAGCTTGGGCACAGCGCTGAACTTTGAGACCTGCGAAGGCGGTGTTTGTTCACAGTCATTCCAGAAGGGGGAGGTGATCTGGTCTCCCTCGACCGGCGCCAGGATGGTCCTCGGTGGCGACATCCGCTCCGTCTACCAACGCTTGGGTGCCCAGAATGGCGGCTTGGGCGCGCCGGCTTCTGACAAGATCCAGGGATTGAAGCAGTCGGGCCAGTGGCAGCAGTTCCGCAACGGCGGGATCTATTACCATCCCTGGGTCGGTACGCATGCTGTGCACAGCGGTCTATGGTCGACCTGGTCGAACACCGGCCGGGAAAACGGGGCCCTGGGGTATCCCATCAGCGAGGAAGTCGGCGACGGCTCCGGTGGTGCAATGCAACAGTTCCAAAACGGCAGGATCTACTGGACCAACAACTCGCCGAAGTACGTGTTCGGCGGAATTTTTGCCAGCTATCTGGCTCAGGGTGCCGAGAATGGCGTCTTGGGCAAGCCGACCGGCGGTGAGTACGCGGTGAAGGACGGCGCTGCCCAGAACTTCGAGGGCGGAGTAATGTACTGGTCCGGTTCGACAGGTGGGTCTCCCGTGGTTCGCGGCATGTTGGGTTTGTACCAGGCACTCGGTGGCGCCTCATCGTGGTTGGGTCATCCCATCAGCGGCGAGCATGCCGTCAAGGGCGGCTCGGCCCAACGGTTCAAGGGTGGAAATCTTTACTGGGCTGCCAGTGCGGGCCGAGTCTCCACAATGACGATCGGCGACATCAAGAACCGCTTCGATCAGTTGGGGGCGGAGAATGGGATGTTAGGTCTGCCCGTCGGCAACAAGGTGGGGTTCTCTTCCGGTTACTACCAGGAGTTCGAGAACGCAGTGTTGGTCTGGGCTCCCAATATCGGTGCCAAATACCTGGACAAGAATACTTTCGCTGTGTGGAAGTCCAATTTCTCGCAATACGGCTGGCCAACCAAGGACATGTGGGTCGATGACAAGGGCATCCACACGCAGTTCCAGAATTTGGAGGTCATCTGGCAGAACGGTGTCCTCTCATCTGCAGAGCCTGTAAGCGCCAAGACCGTGGTGATGCTGTGTGACTCACAGTGTGACGGTGACAGTTGGAGCGAGCAGGGTGCTCGTGCCAACGGCTACACCCACATCATCTCGCGTGACTACGGCGGAGGCGGATACTCTGCCTGGGCCGGGGTGCTGGCTTCTTCGGTGACCGAAGCGTTGTTCGCCAACCGGGTCAACCTCCCCCAAGGCGATCCGGGCTTGGTCATGCTGACTCTTGGTGGCAATGACGCAACTCAGGGGAACAGCGATGCCCAGATCGTCTCTGACCTGCGCCGTATGATCCTGCGTATCAAACAGATGTACCCCAACTCCAAGCTGGTCATCAACGGTGTAATGTCCAGAACCGATGCTGATCACAACCGCCGCAGGGCAGTTGATGCATTGGTGATGGCAGAAGCGCAACGCCAAGGCATCAGCCATGTCTCGGTAGCTGGCTGGGGAACCACCCTCAAGGCCAAGTACCGGGACAACATTCACCTCTCCCCGGACGGCCACAACACGGTGGCCCCGCGTTATGCTGCCGCACTGGCTGAGGCCCTATTGGGCCAATCCGCCGTGGCCCCCACCAGTGTTGCACCGACTGAGGCTGCTCCGGTCCAGGTTGCACCCAGCGAGGGAGCACCGACTGGAGCTGCGCCAGCTGAGCCGCCTCCCAGTAATTCGGCTGCACCGACTGAGGCCCCCCGGACTGAAGCAGCACCCTCCGAAGCTGCCCTGAAGGAGCCGGCGGCTGGCTAG
- a CDS encoding NAD-dependent epimerase/dehydratase family protein has translation MRIAVTGGSGKLGRHVVRRLTADGHQVLNFDRVGERGPGMVVVDLRNYGQVLDVFLGLDDRHSGFDAVVHLGAISAPGLLPDAETFENNMLSTYNVFQAARRAGIKRLVYASSETVLGLPFETDPPYIPVDEEYPARPESTYSLVKHLEEQMAVELTRWDPELSIIALRFSNVMDVDDYADFPSFDTSVMARKWNLWGYIDGRDGAQAVARALENGQPGFDAFIIANADTVMARSSAALAAEVFPNVQVRKDLDEHETLLSIDKAKRLLGYFPEHSWRNHTTGIED, from the coding sequence ATGAGAATTGCAGTGACAGGTGGCAGCGGAAAGCTGGGGCGCCACGTTGTACGCAGGTTGACCGCGGACGGGCACCAAGTCCTGAACTTTGACCGTGTCGGGGAACGAGGTCCGGGGATGGTCGTCGTGGACCTGCGCAACTATGGCCAAGTTCTGGATGTGTTCCTGGGTCTGGACGACAGGCACAGCGGTTTCGATGCCGTAGTGCATCTGGGTGCCATTTCGGCGCCTGGCCTGCTTCCGGATGCTGAGACCTTCGAGAACAACATGCTGTCCACCTACAACGTGTTCCAGGCGGCCCGGCGTGCGGGCATCAAAAGGCTGGTGTATGCCTCCAGCGAGACGGTGCTCGGTTTGCCGTTCGAGACAGACCCTCCCTATATTCCGGTCGATGAAGAATATCCCGCCAGGCCGGAAAGCACCTATTCGCTCGTGAAGCATCTGGAAGAGCAGATGGCCGTCGAGCTGACGCGCTGGGATCCGGAGTTAAGCATTATTGCGCTTCGCTTCTCCAACGTTATGGACGTGGACGACTACGCCGACTTCCCGTCCTTCGACACTTCCGTCATGGCGCGCAAATGGAACCTCTGGGGATACATTGATGGCCGTGACGGCGCACAGGCCGTGGCCAGGGCCCTTGAAAACGGCCAACCAGGCTTTGACGCCTTCATCATTGCCAACGCCGACACCGTCATGGCTCGTTCCAGCGCGGCCCTCGCCGCAGAAGTATTCCCGAATGTTCAGGTGCGCAAGGACCTTGATGAGCACGAGACACTGCTTTCCATCGACAAGGCGAAACGACTCCTGGGGTACTTCCCCGAGCACAGCTGGAGGAACCACACCACCGGAATTGAGGACTGA
- a CDS encoding aldo/keto reductase — MKYGTLGNSGAVVSNYALGTMTFGAEATEETSHAILDDYAAAGGNFIDTADVYTAGASEEIIGRWLAQRRGMRDQMVLASKGRFPMGVGPNDVGTSRRHLTRALDDSLRRLGVDQIDVYQMHAWDPITPLEETLRFLHDSVSQGKIAYYGFSNFLGWQLTKAVHLAKANGWSAPVTLQPQYSLLVREIELEIVPASLDAGIGLLPWSPLGGGWLSGKYKRGIQPAGATRLGENPQRGMEAWQQRNDDPITWDVIGAVESIAESHGVSASQVALGWLAERPAVTSVILGARTTEQLAQNLAAAELELSAEEHQRLTDISQPRVGVYPYGPMAQEQRSRKIQGGR; from the coding sequence ATGAAATATGGCACATTAGGCAACAGCGGCGCAGTAGTCTCCAACTATGCGTTGGGCACCATGACGTTTGGGGCAGAGGCCACCGAGGAAACTTCCCACGCCATCCTCGACGACTATGCTGCTGCAGGTGGCAACTTCATTGACACCGCTGACGTGTACACCGCCGGGGCATCAGAGGAAATCATTGGCCGCTGGCTGGCCCAACGCCGGGGCATGCGGGATCAAATGGTACTCGCCTCCAAGGGCAGGTTTCCCATGGGCGTTGGACCGAACGACGTCGGCACCTCCCGCCGCCATCTGACGCGCGCCTTGGATGATTCTCTACGTCGCTTGGGGGTGGACCAGATCGACGTGTACCAAATGCATGCCTGGGATCCCATTACGCCCCTTGAGGAGACGCTGCGCTTCTTGCACGATTCTGTCAGCCAGGGAAAGATCGCCTACTACGGTTTTTCCAATTTTCTGGGGTGGCAGCTCACCAAGGCTGTCCACCTGGCTAAGGCCAATGGCTGGAGTGCACCGGTTACCCTCCAACCTCAGTACAGCCTGCTGGTCCGGGAGATCGAGCTGGAGATTGTCCCGGCTTCCCTGGACGCTGGGATCGGCCTGTTGCCGTGGTCCCCGTTGGGCGGCGGTTGGCTCTCCGGCAAGTACAAGCGCGGCATCCAGCCAGCTGGGGCAACCCGCCTGGGCGAGAATCCGCAGCGTGGCATGGAGGCATGGCAGCAACGCAATGATGACCCCATCACATGGGACGTGATCGGCGCGGTGGAAAGCATAGCGGAAAGTCATGGAGTAAGCGCCTCGCAGGTGGCGCTTGGGTGGCTGGCTGAGCGCCCTGCTGTGACCTCGGTGATACTTGGTGCAAGGACCACCGAGCAGTTGGCGCAGAACCTTGCTGCGGCGGAATTGGAACTGTCTGCAGAGGAACACCAGCGCCTCACTGACATTAGCCAGCCACGAGTCGGCGTGTACCCCTACGGCCCCATGGCTCAGGAACAGCGAAGTCGCAAGATCCAAGGAGGCCGATAG
- a CDS encoding 4'-phosphopantetheinyl transferase family protein, whose protein sequence is MTQGSRPSGIDFVITSAERVLDHAALWGGAATLLPRTELDAAGRFRNPGDGRAYIGAHVLFRLMAAHTLGLPLGKAAGLAVHRNCRSCGGPHGKPEIEGTSLSLSRAGETVLVASGPAGTPLGADLEAVPAQLHAGFDEFSLTPRERMEMAGSGVASRIRLWVAKEAALKVHGHGLAVEPLNLHVGTEKRGLSAPDDWSAKIEAPMHGDLHGINIAWLRAPAGLTAALASTGKPSIHELGLEKFMLAPIP, encoded by the coding sequence GTGACCCAGGGCAGCCGCCCTTCAGGCATTGACTTTGTGATCACCAGTGCCGAACGGGTCCTCGACCATGCAGCGCTCTGGGGCGGAGCCGCCACGCTGCTTCCGCGCACCGAGCTCGACGCCGCAGGGCGCTTCAGAAATCCAGGCGACGGCAGAGCCTACATTGGAGCGCATGTTTTGTTCCGTCTTATGGCTGCACACACACTGGGCCTCCCCTTGGGCAAAGCGGCGGGGCTTGCTGTCCACCGCAATTGCCGTAGCTGCGGCGGGCCGCACGGAAAACCAGAAATAGAAGGAACCAGCTTGAGCCTCTCACGTGCCGGGGAGACAGTGCTGGTTGCATCTGGCCCGGCCGGCACGCCTCTTGGCGCCGACTTGGAAGCAGTACCAGCACAACTGCATGCGGGCTTCGACGAGTTCTCACTCACACCTAGGGAACGAATGGAAATGGCCGGCTCCGGCGTCGCATCTCGGATCCGGTTGTGGGTGGCCAAGGAAGCTGCCCTGAAAGTCCACGGACATGGGCTGGCTGTGGAGCCGCTAAACCTCCATGTAGGCACGGAAAAGCGTGGCCTCTCGGCGCCTGATGACTGGTCTGCCAAGATCGAAGCCCCCATGCATGGTGACCTCCATGGGATAAACATAGCCTGGCTTCGGGCCCCCGCCGGACTCACGGCTGCTCTTGCCTCGACGGGCAAACCCAGCATCCATGAGCTCGGCCTCGAGAAGTTCATGCTTGCCCCGATCCCCTGA
- a CDS encoding ABC transporter permease, with protein sequence MSSLSAALRDSSVITGRNLRNVIRTPGAMVTSVAQPIMFVLLLAFVFGGTLGGAEYRTFLIGGILAQTLTFNASFTAVYLAKDLQMGLIDRFRSLPMSRGAVILGRSSADLVTSLLSIAVTLLCGLAIGWRVTNGIGPALVAMGLLLLFTFAVSWVGAVIALTARSVEVAQSLGLIWLFPVTFISGAFVSVQSMPGPLLTFAQWNPVTAVATSVRELFGNNEPQGFAAPSGWPAEHALLYAVLCCVAIIAIFAPLAISQYVRISRR encoded by the coding sequence ATGAGCAGTCTCAGCGCGGCCCTCCGTGACAGTTCCGTCATCACCGGGCGCAACCTTCGCAACGTCATCCGCACCCCCGGCGCCATGGTGACCAGCGTGGCCCAGCCCATCATGTTTGTCCTCCTCCTGGCGTTTGTCTTTGGTGGCACGTTGGGAGGCGCCGAATACCGCACCTTCCTGATCGGGGGAATTCTGGCCCAAACCCTCACGTTCAACGCCTCATTTACAGCGGTCTATCTGGCCAAGGACCTGCAGATGGGACTGATCGACAGGTTCCGTTCGCTACCCATGTCGCGGGGCGCCGTCATTCTTGGCCGTTCCTCGGCCGACCTCGTGACCAGCCTGCTTTCCATTGCCGTGACGCTTTTGTGCGGCCTGGCGATCGGCTGGCGCGTGACCAATGGCATCGGCCCCGCCTTGGTGGCGATGGGGCTGCTATTGCTGTTCACATTTGCTGTCTCCTGGGTGGGTGCAGTGATCGCTCTAACGGCACGAAGTGTGGAGGTGGCGCAAAGCCTGGGGCTGATCTGGCTGTTCCCGGTAACTTTCATCTCCGGCGCTTTCGTCTCAGTCCAGTCCATGCCGGGTCCCTTGCTGACCTTCGCACAGTGGAATCCTGTAACGGCCGTTGCGACATCCGTTCGCGAACTATTCGGCAACAACGAACCTCAGGGTTTTGCCGCGCCCAGCGGCTGGCCGGCGGAACACGCATTGCTTTACGCAGTACTTTGCTGTGTGGCCATCATCGCGATCTTTGCGCCTTTGGCCATCTCTCAATACGTCCGAATCAGCAGGCGGTGA
- a CDS encoding ATP-binding cassette domain-containing protein — protein sequence MIRVRGLCKNFGEFRALDGLNLDVLPGQVLGLLGPNGAGKTTAVRVLTTLLAPDAGEVSVAGHNVITDPDSVRRSIGLSGQYAAVDEKLTGYENLVMVARLYGMNRKASAVRATELLDEFRLSDVAGKRSGAYSGGMRRRLDLAGAMVARPPVVVLDEPTTGLDPRGRLDTWAVISSLVGNGTTVLLTTQYLEEADQLADNIAVIDAGRVIAEGTASELKSRVGSERIDVVLAQSDSVDNAAAILGRIASVAPEIDRQTNKVSVSAPDGHHMLVRALGDLELARLHVVEAALRRPTLDDVFLQLTGQRPRDAAVATTDGPPAGVSQNQEVLRS from the coding sequence GTGATCCGCGTCCGCGGACTATGCAAGAACTTTGGTGAATTTCGGGCCCTTGATGGGCTGAATTTAGACGTGCTCCCAGGGCAGGTGCTTGGACTGCTAGGACCCAACGGGGCCGGAAAAACCACCGCCGTCAGGGTCCTGACCACCCTCCTGGCCCCGGACGCCGGCGAGGTGAGCGTCGCCGGCCACAACGTCATCACAGACCCGGACAGCGTTCGACGTTCGATCGGGTTGTCCGGCCAATATGCGGCCGTGGATGAAAAACTAACGGGATATGAAAACCTTGTCATGGTGGCCCGGTTGTACGGCATGAACCGCAAGGCCTCGGCCGTTCGGGCCACGGAGCTGCTCGATGAGTTCCGCCTTTCAGACGTCGCTGGCAAACGGTCCGGCGCCTACTCCGGCGGCATGCGACGACGTTTGGACCTGGCTGGCGCCATGGTGGCACGGCCCCCGGTTGTTGTCCTTGATGAGCCCACTACCGGGCTGGATCCTCGCGGAAGGCTGGACACCTGGGCGGTGATCTCCTCGCTGGTTGGCAATGGAACCACCGTGTTGCTAACCACCCAGTATCTGGAGGAGGCTGACCAGTTGGCCGACAACATCGCTGTGATTGACGCCGGGAGAGTCATTGCTGAGGGAACCGCCAGTGAACTGAAGTCTCGTGTTGGTTCGGAACGGATAGACGTTGTTCTGGCTCAATCGGACAGCGTTGACAATGCAGCAGCAATCCTGGGCAGGATCGCCTCGGTGGCACCGGAAATTGACCGGCAGACCAACAAGGTCAGCGTTTCAGCCCCTGACGGCCACCACATGCTCGTTCGCGCCCTGGGCGACCTTGAACTGGCCCGACTGCATGTGGTCGAGGCAGCTCTGCGCCGACCAACCCTGGACGATGTTTTCCTCCAGCTCACCGGCCAGCGGCCCAGGGATGCGGCAGTCGCCACCACGGATGGACCACCAGCCGGCGTAAGCCAGAACCAAGAGGTACTACGATCATGA
- a CDS encoding MbtH family protein, translated as MTNPFDDTNATFRVLVNDLQQHSLWPSFADVPNGWMVMYGPAGRQECLDFVSRSWTDMTPRTVAELAASQ; from the coding sequence GTGACGAACCCATTTGATGACACGAACGCAACCTTCCGCGTATTGGTCAATGACCTACAACAACACTCGTTGTGGCCATCTTTTGCCGACGTGCCCAATGGCTGGATGGTTATGTACGGCCCTGCCGGCAGGCAGGAGTGCCTGGATTTCGTCTCTCGCAGCTGGACGGACATGACCCCTCGCACGGTTGCCGAACTTGCGGCTTCACAGTGA